The following coding sequences lie in one Eremothecium sinecaudum strain ATCC 58844 chromosome IV, complete sequence genomic window:
- the TOS1 gene encoding Tos1p (Syntenic homolog of Ashbya gossypii ADR056W; Syntenic homolog of Saccharomyces cerevisiae YBR162C (TOS1)) produces the protein MKFVKVISLSLFSLGRTIAVCENSGGNFFCDTTNAVIFSNVGYQGSYQDVVSMDEKTGECIQKPVTFSGGMAPLNEEMSVHIKGPLKLHEFSVYYPTAGGSFSKREETVEKKHNHEKKRDLKVVEVVHTIYVDSEGRIITGLGAKPTPVVEHDGKPSVPQGGNAEPKKDDKKSEPKKSEPKKDDAKSDVKAEDIEKSGKKENSKPAKVNNQSNPKSTTTTSYRLASATDAADSSNLGPAVWKRVSHYTPGSTTNCTFFNHHGGSGSGVWSSAFGNSISYASADGRSAAKSPTALGDVTLKSNEELIIFSGVSCDDTSIGDCGYHRDNIPAHHGFGGDFKILMFEFTMPHDNSGSGDNQDMPAIWMLNAKIPRTLQYGKATCSCWKTGCGELDLFEILNSGSDKLIAHVHSGQGDNGNVYGGGGSQDYFTRPTTQSMKAAVIFAGDSKQIHIVKVDGDFGDTLSSETVMSWLSQEGSLALLST, from the coding sequence ATGAAGTTTGTTAAAGTTATCAGTCTCAGTTTATTTTCTTTGGGCAGAACTATCGCTGTATGTGAAAACTCTGGTGGGAACTTTTTCTGCGACACTACCAACGCCGTGATCTTCTCTAACGTTGGGTACCAAGGATCTTACCAGGATGTTGTGAGTATGGATGAGAAAACCGGTGAATGTATCCAGAAGCCTGTAACCTTCAGTGGCGGTATGGCTCCTTTGAATGAGGAAATGTCTGTGCACATTAAAGGTCCACTCAAGTTGCACGAATTTAGTGTTTACTACCCAACTGCTGGTGGTTCCTTCAGTAAGCGCGAAGAAACCGTTGAGAAAAAACACAATCATGAAAAGAAGAGAGATTTGAAGGTGGTTGAGGTTGTTCATACTATCTATGTTGATTCTGAGGGTAGAATCATCACTGGATTAGGTGCCAAGCCAACTCCAGTTGTTGAGCATGATGGTAAGCCTAGTGTTCCACAAGGTGGCAATGCTGAACCTAAGAAGGATGATAAGAAGTCTGAACCTAAGAAGTCTGAACCTAAGAAGGACGATGCTAAGTCCGATGTTAAGGCCGAGGACATCGAAAAATCTGGTAAGAAGGAGAACAGCAAACCTGCTAAGGTTAACAATCAATCCAATCCAAAATCTACTACAACCACTAGCTATCGTTTAGCTTCTGCCACTGATGCAGCAGATTCTAGTAATCTAGGCCCAGCTGTGTGGAAGAGAGTTTCTCACTACACCCCAGGTTCTACCACTAACTGTACGTTCTTCAACCACCACGGTGGATCTGGCTCCGGTGTTTGGTCTTCTGCTTTCGGTAATTCTATTTCGTACGCTAGCGCCGATGGTCGTTCAGCCGCAAAATCTCCAACTGCTTTAGGAGATGTCACGTTGAAATCCAACGAGGAGTTGATTATTTTCTCTGGTGTATCTTGTGATGACACCAGTATTGGTGACTGTGGTTACCACAGAGACAATATTCCAGCTCACCACGGTTTTGGAGGTGACTTCAAAATCCTAATGTTTGAATTTACCATGCCACATGACAACTCTGGCTCTGGTGATAACCAAGACATGCCAGCTATTTGGATGTTGAATGCTAAGATTCCAAGAACTTTACAATATGGTAAGGCCACTTGTTCCTGTTGGAAAACTGGTTGCGGTGAACTGGATTTATTTGAGATTTTGAATTCCGGTTCTGACAAGTTAATTGCTCACGTTCACAGTGGTCAAGGTGATAACGGCAACGTCTACGGAGGTGGTGGTTCTCAAGACTACTTTACAAGACCAACTACTCAGTCTATGAAGGCTGCAGTTATCTTTGCAGGTGACTCTAAGCAAATCCACATTGTTAAAGTTGATGGTGACTTCGGAGATACTTTGTCTTCGGAAACCGTCATGTCATGGTTGAGCCAGGAAGGATCCTTGGCTTTGTTGTCGACATGA
- the YSY6 gene encoding Ysy6p (Syntenic homolog of Ashbya gossypii ADR055C; Syntenic homolog of Saccharomyces cerevisiae YBR162W-A (YSY6)) — MAHQTPRQRAANLKFAKANEKKLGKPKETKKADYPVSKTWMFVLLFLLIGGGVLELISMLF, encoded by the coding sequence ATGGCCCATCAAACCCCAAGACAACGTGCTGCTAACCTGAAATTTGCAAAAGCTAACGAAAAGAAGCTAGGTAAACCAAAGGAGACCAAGAAGGCTGACTATCCGGTTTCAAAAACCTGGATGTTTGTGTTATTATTTTTGTTGATCGGGGGTGGTGTTTTAGAGTTAATTAGTATGCTATTTTAA
- the EXO5 gene encoding Exo5p (Syntenic homolog of Ashbya gossypii ADR054C; Syntenic homolog of Saccharomyces cerevisiae YBR163W (EXO5)), which yields MLSSLGYNVRLRYSRSLARTISGPAGGLPEVKQSAATKQNYIFISSLRKKNQKAKVLAVRSSFQLKGSALLPYSRPAGVKAPYWYINRKSKKPNAANKRLSVSKLLTKSWCELRKAYEIYSEIPIFTTFRMRKGTEIHKKLEDGLHVVPTEVVEFNENFITVIPQDELHKFSDQWLGCIHRLLTLFYKGECREVLCHRYMSPKNGELVEVSDITDSDVLVSGIVDNLKLLKRYAGDAICPLHETLIADCNSDIRRIADSLPRIVEEKKNNMEVVVADTKSKARRTTKYLPSVVFSQKLQVMFYINFLKEMGKDKYSTYYMLLKNAEIRGLDIDEPIHISKVIHMMMSEPTILFDLRRLRDGEPIGFEPFDNFCANNKHSSAYSYKDSIFENDSTTTAYKEFLTTWKTPVTLRYLASRMAQLYACLGPLISGKAILDYHYNDGTSSIATFDYDPEILKRESKNSGSFWFGLRDFEPPNPTVENLERICGVCDYVSSCQWRKGSIERRQTLGEELQKIQSL from the coding sequence ATGCTTTCCAGTCTAGGGTATAATGTTAGGCTACGGTATTCCCGAAGCTTAGCTCGTACCATATCAGGTCCAGCGGGTGGCTTACCGGAGGTTAAACAGAGTGCCGCTACAAAGCAAAACTATATATTCATAAGCAGTCTTCGGAAGAAAAACCAAAAAGCTAAAGTGCTGGCTGTTCGCTCAAGCTTTCAATTAAAAGGTAGTGCTTTACTTCCTTACAGTAGACCAGCAGGCGTGAAAGCGCCTTATTGGTACATCAACAGGAAATCCAAAAAGCCTAATGCGGCTAATAAGAGGCTATCAGTCTCAAAACTTCTCACTAAATCGTGGTGTGAATTACGAAAAGCTTATGAGATTTACTCTGAGATTCCTATTTTTACTACATTTCGAATGAGAAAGGGAACGGAAATACACAAAAAATTAGAGGATGGCTTACATGTCGTGCCAACTGAAGTTGTGGAATTCAATGAGAACTTCATCACGGTCATTCCTCAGGATGAGTTACATAAATTTTCAGATCAGTGGCTTGGGTGCATTCATCGGTTGTTGACATTGTTTTATAAAGGTGAATGCCGGGAAGTGCTATGTCATAGGTATATGAGTCCTAAAAATGGAGAATTAGTGGAAGTATCTGACATAACTGACAGTGATGTATTAGTTAGTGGTATAGTAGACAATCTGAAGTTACTTAAAAGATATGCAGGCGACGCTATCTGTCCACTCCATGAGACTTTAATAGCTGATTGCAATTCGGATATCAGAAGGATCGCTGATTCTCTGCCGAGGATTGTAGAGGAaaaaaagaataatatGGAGGTAGTTGTTGCTGATACGAAGAGCAAGGCGCGTAGGACTACGAAATACTTGCCTAGTGTTGTATTTTCACAGAAGCTACAGGTTATGTTCTACATCAATTTCCTGAAAGAAATGGGTAAGGACAAGTACTCAACTTACTACATGCTACTGAAAAATGCTGAAATACGTGGTTTAGATATCGATGAGCCAATTCACATTTCTAAAGTTATACATATGATGATGTCGGAACCAACTATTCTATTTGACCTGAGGCGATTAAGAGACGGAGAACCAATTGGATTTGAACCATTTGACAATTTTTGTGCGAATAACAAACACTCATCTGCATATTCTTATAAGGACAGTATTTTTGAAAATGATTCTACAACCACTGCATACAAGGAATTTTTAACAACATGGAAAACTCCCGTAACGTTGAGATACCTCGCATCTAGAATGGCACAGCTCTATGCCTGCTTAGGTCCGTTGATTTCAGGTAAGGCCATTTTAGATTATCATTACAATGATGGAACATCTAGTATCGCAACTTTTGATTACGATCCAGAAATTTTAAAGAGAGAAAGCAAGAACAGTGGGTCTTTCTGGTTTGGTTTAAGAGATTTTGAGCCACCAAATCCTACGGTGGAAAACTTGGAAAGGATATGTGGAGTGTGCGATTATGTTAGTTCATGTCAATGGAGGAAGGGAAGCATCGAGAGGCGTCAAACTCTGGGCGAAGAACTTCAAAAAATCCAGTCACTGTAA
- the GRX5 gene encoding monothiol glutaredoxin GRX5 (Syntenic homolog of Ashbya gossypii ADR053W; Syntenic homolog of Saccharomyces cerevisiae YPL059W (GRX5)), with the protein MLFTRIAGRPLLRKPVYPNVSFTRLLSQESREAILHAINSAPVVLFMKGTPEFPQCGFSGATINILGRQGVDPAKFAAYNVLEDPELREGIKEFSEWPTIPQLYVNKEFIGGCDVITSMAQSGELAELLEKADVLVPEE; encoded by the coding sequence ATGTTGTTCACGAGAATTGCTGGAAGGCCATTACTGCGTAAGCCAGTTTATCCAAATGTCTCCTTTACTAGATTACTAAGTCAGGAAAGCAGGGAAGCGATATTACACGCTATAAATTCTGCTCCTGTAGTGCTATTTATGAAAGGCACTCCAGAATTCCCTCAGTGTGGTTTTTCGGGAGCTACAATTAACATTCTAGGTAGACAAGGTGTTGACCCAGCAAAGTTCGCTGCCTACAATGTTCTTGAAGACCCTGAGTTACGTGAAGGAATTAAAGAATTCTCAGAATGGCCTACTATCCCACAATTATACGTGAACAAGGAGTTCATAGGAGGATGTGATGTCATAACTAGCATGGCCCAGAGTGGGGAGTTGGCCGAGTTGCTAGAAAAAGCAGATGTGTTGGTACCAGAAGAATAA
- the FAA2 gene encoding medium-chain fatty acid-CoA ligase FAA2 (Syntenic homolog of Ashbya gossypii ADR052W; Non-syntenic homolog of Saccharomyces cerevisiae YER015W (FAA2)): protein MSTNIKDPQAGGSAGSGYPVITLIELIERNPAFKDVKKELDRHEKGSFSYYKALFESFPLHEHGLADKPQSVPVTKKDPNGEYSQVYRNICSPDALVTCIDQNWNTGYNIYNMSVKMYPDRKCLGERPYDAATGTWGEEYVWETFSEVQQRALNFGSGVLSIVNMRRGRPRASNDFIVGIMAPNRKEWVITDLACQSYSLTSTALYDTLGPNTSEYIMNLTESPVVVVNKENVFKIIGLANKLPNLNTIILMDNLDASELAHLNQTVLGKKTNEKGERVAIFSFRQIEHIGEVNRIPPIPPTPESVYTINFTSGTTALPKGVELTHKNMAAAFAFSNVATEFTAEQRYYMSFLPLAHIFERETLIILLGVGVAMGFLHKPDPAVLIEDSKILRPFKFALVPRVLSKLEGAIKKKLLSSETPYITKNIASTILDAKMKKIKSSDKEDDSLINTLVYRKLLINKIREELGFARTTHVITGSAPISPSTMNFLRSALDVSIQNGYGLTECYAGAFVSRAHESDCGSVGPPGIACEFRLKSVPEMNYDAVNDLKGEVQLRGPQTMNGYYKNPKQTSKALDSEGWFSTGDIGMIDAKGRLWIIDRIKHMFKLSQGEYIVTEKIETQYVTSCPMITQIFVHGNIFSTFLVGIIGIDPILLKSALDSVAPGFGSISASELPRRVNEDLNLKKTVLKILNSAVRDLQGFEKLGNIYVDIEPLSMENGTLTPTFKAKRAECSKIFGSIINELYSQGNISKPDKL from the coding sequence ATGTCGACTAATATAAAAGATCCTCAAGCCGGTGGCAGTGCAGGTTCTGGTTATCCTGTCATCACTTTGATTGAGCTCATTGAAAGAAATCCTGCCTTCAAAGATGTAAAGAAGGAACTTGACCGCCATGAAAAGGGCAGCTTTTCTTACTATAAGGCATTATTTGAGTCATTCCCTCTACATGAACATGGTCTAGCTGATAAACCTCAGAGTGTTCCAGTGACGAAAAAAGACCCAAATGGCGAGTATAGCCAGGTCTATCGCAATATATGTAGTCCTGATGCATTGGTGACATGCATTGACCAGAATTGGAATACAGGTTATAATATCTACAATATGTCTGTGAAGATGTATCCAGATAGGAAGTGCTTAGGCGAGCGTCCATATGATGCTGCGACGGGTACTTGGGGTGAAGAATATGTTTGGGAGACTTTCTCTGAAGTTCAGCAACGAGCTCTAAACTTCGGATCTGGGGTTTTGTCAATTGTTAACATGAGACGCGGGAGACCTCGTGCCTCGAACGACTTTATTGTTGGTATCATGGCTCCCAATCGTAAGGAATGGGTCATCACCGATCTGGCTTGTCAGTCCTATTCTCTAACTAGTACTGCATTGTATGATACTTTGGGTCCAAATACTTCAGAGTATATTATGAATTTAACTGAATCTCCTGTGGTTGTTGTAAATAAGGAGAATGTGTTCAAGATTATAGGACTGGCTAACAAGTTACCAAATTTAAATACAATTATACTTATGGATAACCTAGATGCAAGCGAATTGGCCCATCTGAACCAAACTGTGCTTGGTAAAAAAACGAATGAAAAGGGTGAGCGTGTTGCCATCTTTAGTTTTAGGCAAATTGAGCATATTGGTGAAGTGAATAGAATTCCGCCTATTCCTCCAACTCCAGAGTCTGTTTACACCATAAACTTTACCTCTGGTACAACTGCATTGCCTAAGGGTGTAGAACTTACTCATAAGAACATGGCAGCTGCTTTTGCTTTCTCTAACGTTGCTACAGAGTTTACAGCAGAACAGCGTTACTATATGTCTTTCCTACCTTTGGCGCATATATTTGAAAGGGAGACCCTCATTATATTGCTAGGAGTGGGTGTTGCGATGGGCTTTTTACATAAACCTGACCCTGCTGTTCTTATTGAAGATTCCAAAATCTTGCGGCCTTTCAAGTTTGCTCTAGTTCCACGGGTTTTAAGTAAACTAGAGGGCGCCATTAAAAAGAAGTTGTTGAGTTCTGAGACACCATACATCACCAAAAATATAGCTTCTACCATATTAGATGCaaagatgaagaagattaaAAGTAGTGATAAGGAGGATGATTCCCTTATTAACACTTTGGTGTACCGGAAGTTGCTGATTAACAAGATCCGTGAAGAATTGGGATTTGCGAGAACCACGCATGTGATCACTGGTTCTGCTCCAATTTCGCCAAGTACCATGAACTTCTTGAGAAGTGCATTAGACGTAAGCATACAAAACGGTTATGGTTTAACGGAATGTTACGCTGGTGCCTTCGTTTCAAGAGCGCACGAATCTGACTGCGGAAGTGTTGGTCCTCCTGGTATTGCATGTGAGTTTAGATTAAAGTCTGTTCCTGAAATGAACTATGATGCCGTTAATGACCTGAAGGGTGAAGTACAGTTACGTGGTCCACAAACCATGAACGGTTATTACAAAAATCCCAAGCAGACTAGTAAGGCACTCGACTCCGAGGGATGGTTTTCGACTGGGGACATTGGTATGATTGATGCCAAGGGAAGATTATGGATCATCGATCGTATAAAGCATATGTTTAAACTTTCGCAGGGTGAGTATATTGTTACTGAAAAGATCGAAACACAATATGTTACTTCTTGTCCAATGATCACTCAGATTTTTGTTCACGGTAACATCTTCAGCACATTTTTAGTAGGAATTATTGGAATCGATCCTATTCTACTAAAGAGTGCTTTAGACAGCGTAGCGCCTGGTTTCGGTTCTATTTCAGCTAGTGAGCTCCCTCGTAGGGTCAACGAAGATCTCAATCTAAAGAAAACCGTCCTGAAAATTCTAAACTCGGCCGTTCGTGATCTCCAAGGATTTGAGAAACTGGGTAATATTTATGTTGACATAGAGCCATTAAGTATGGAAAATGGTACGTTAACGCCTACCTTCAAGGCTAAGAGAGCCGAATGTAGCAAAATATTCGGTTCAATTATTAATGAACTATATTCCCAAGGAAATATATCGAAGCCGGATAAATTATGA
- the FTH1 gene encoding Fth1p (Syntenic homolog of Ashbya gossypii ADR050W; Syntenic homolog of Saccharomyces cerevisiae YBR207W (FTH1)) — protein MVQFEKYFSFQIFFIFLRESVEIVIIVSILLTIIKQALSGVESNLTKRDLSGHSSPEEEYLAVPASQAEDEFAPVVENRQLYKRLKVQVLAGGALGLLCCLLIGSLFIFLFYLIGTDIWSLSEHYYEGVLSLLASVIISVMGLFFLQMGKIKERFRVKLASILYAGCDAKVDGTPSMKVKFREKYALFILPFVTALREGLEAVIFIGGIGLDQPLTSIPLSMLAAIAISVLFGNMFVRSSKSLSLNICLIVATCMLYLIAAGLFSKGVWQFELQHYIDLCDGQDMAEVGSGPGSYDISRSVWHVNCCNGERDGFWMLFTAFFGWTNSATYGSVISYICYWLVIIAVINLIMIEQKHGYIPFLPIRFQVKRMKAKLAMAKASLDLKHKQLAGSQLVANTEPRLSQDSMHSDTALLSTVSINTNS, from the coding sequence ATGGTGCAGTTTGAAAAGTATTTCTCTTTCCAGATTTTCTTCATATTCCTAAGGGAATCTGTCGAGATCGTGATCATCGTCTCGATCTTATTGACCATCATCAAGCAGGCACTATCAGGAGTCGAATCGAATTTAACTAAACGTGATCTCTCTGGTCATTCTTCTCCTGAGGAAGAATACTTAGCAGTTCCTGCTAGTCAGGCAGAAGATGAGTTTGCACCTGTAGTTGAAAACCGGCAACTATATAAAAGATTAAAGGTTCAGGTTCTTGCTGGAGGAGCTCTAGGATTGCTTTGTTGTTTACTTATAGGCTCTTTATTTATCTTTTTGTTCTATCTAATTGGGACAGACATATGGTCCCTCAGTGAGCACTACTATGAAGGTGTCCTAAGTCTTCTTGCATCAGTCATAATATCTGTCATGGGGTTGTTTTTCTTGCAGATGGGTAAGATTAAAGAGCGGTTCCGTGTTAAATTGGCTTCTATCCTTTACGCAGGATGTGATGCCAAGGTAGATGGTACTCCCTCAATGAAGGTGAAGTTCCGTGAAAAATACGCATTATTCATTTTACCATTTGTAACAGCATTAAGAGAAGGTTTGGAAGCTGTCATTTTCATTGGTGGAATCGGACTTGATCAGCCATTAACTTCTATACCGTTATCAATGTTGGCGGCTATCGCTATTAGTGTTCTGTTCGGCAACATGTTCGTCCGCTCGTCGAAGTCTCTCTCATTGAACATCTGTCTCATAGTTGCTACATGCATGCTTTACTTGATTGCAGCAGGCTTATTTTCGAAGGGCGTGTGGCAGTTTGAGCTTCAGCACTATATTGACCTTTGTGATGGTCAGGATATGGCAGAAGTGGGTAGTGGTCCCGGCTCATACGATATTTCACGTTCTGTGTGGCATGTTAATTGCTGTAACGGTGAGCGCGATGGCTTCTGGATGCTTTTTACCGCTTTCTTCGGTTGGACCAATAGCGCTACATATGGTTCAGTTATCAGCTATATATGCTATTGGCTCGTTATTATCGCAGTAATCAATTTGATAATGATAGAACAAAAGCACGGATATATCCCATTCCTGCCCATTCGTTTTCAGGTAAAACGGATGAAAGCTAAACTTGCAATGGCCAAGGCCTCACTAGATTTGAAACATAAACAGCTAGCAGGAAGTCAACTAGTTGCTAATACCGAACCCAGATTGTCGCAAGACAGTATGCATTCTGATACTGCTCTGCTGAGTACAGTATCCATTAATACTAATTCTTAA
- the MFM1 gene encoding Mfm1p (Syntenic homolog of Ashbya gossypii ADR049W; Syntenic homolog of Saccharomyces cerevisiae YPL060W (MFM1)), with protein MQILRQVYRHNIRLLSSPRPLKRFNSTQSPRSSLHQLGAILQKNLVQRNTTPSHSSSDAIRCLMFNFKGEIITSPDLEFKREDLIRKHGLLPRDLRKVEKSRKNELVPIILVRENCMLVSLLNVRALVKSDMVLLFDPVGINLESKTHTNFINSLQQRLRNKAVQGITKDPLPFEFRALETIFIHAISNLTAELRVHAAVTKGILNDLEYSITSDKLKFLLVQNKKFGVFYKKSLLLRDMIDELLEQDDELSAMYLTENSLGRPRAEFDHNEIEMLLETYYTQVNEIVQSAGNIISNVRTTAEIINIILDSNRNELMLLGLRFSVGLLSLGSAIFVGSLYGMNLENFIEETDYGFPLATTFGMVMFVWLFGYSIKHVNRLQKMTLSGSKKVN; from the coding sequence ATGCAGATACTGCGGCAAGTCTATAGGCATAATATAAGATTACTTTCATCTCCAAGACCTCTTAAGCGCTTTAACTCAACGCAATCTCCACGGTCATCCCTTCATCAACTGGGTGCTATACTGCAAAAGAATCTCGTCCAGCGTAATACCACTCCTTCTCACTCAAGCTCCGATGCAATAAGGTGCCTCATGTTCAATTTTAAAGGCGAGATAATAACATCGCCAGATTTAGAGTTTAAGCGTGAGGACCTTATTCGCAAGCACGGTCTATTACCGAGGGACTTACGAAAGGTAGAAAAATCACGTAAAAATGAACTTGTTCCGATCATACTGGTGAGGGAGAACTGTATGCTGGTAAGTCTGCTTAACGTTCGAGCGCTTGTTAAGAGCGACATGGTTTTGCTGTTTGATCCAGTCGGTATTAATTTAGAATCAAAAACTCATACAAACTTTATCAATAGCTTGCAGCAGAGGTTGAGGAACAAAGCAGTTCAAGGCATAACCAAGGACCCGTTGCCTTTCGAATTTCGCGCTTTGGAAACGATTTTTATTCACGCGATATCAAACCTCACAGCCGAATTGAGAGTGCACGCAGCTGTCACAAAAGGTATTCTTAATGATTTGGAGTATAGCATCACAAGCGATAAGCTGAAGTTCCTACTGGTCCAAAACAAGAAATTTGGTGTTTTTTACAAGAAATCGCTACTATTACGCGATATGATAGATGAACTATTGGAACAAGATGACGAACTTTCCGCAATGTACCTGACAGAAAATTCTCTTGGCAGACCAAGGGCAGAATTTGACCATAATGAAATAGAAATGCTTCTGGAAACATACTATACACAGGTTAATGAAATAGTCCAATCTGCGGGGAACATAATTTCTAATGTTCGTACGACCGCAGaaatcatcaatattatttTAGATTCAAACAGGAACGAGCTCATGCTGCTTGGACTGCGATTTAGCGTTGGGCTCCTCTCGCTAGGGAGCGCAATTTTTGTTGGATCGCTCTACGGCATGAACCTGGAAAACTTTATCGAAGAAACAGACTACGGCTTCCCGCTTGCTACTACATTTGGCATGGTTATGTTCGTGTGGTTGTTTGGATACAGTATTAAGCACGTCAATAGACTGCAGAAGATGACCTTATCAGGAAGTAAGAAAGTTAATTAA
- the KTR3 gene encoding mannosyltransferase KTR3 (Syntenic homolog of Ashbya gossypii ADR048W; Syntenic homolog of Saccharomyces cerevisiae YBR205W (KTR3)), giving the protein MVQQRSRLSIMSTSSKKKLMPKSALLVKKYERQIRFMFIAFLVALTLMFIVHDPKANNKLGSVYGRLPNALKDTRSLKKPHTDIVQGVEYPINDGKRVNAAFVTLARNEDLWALVESIRDVEDRFNRKYGYDWVFFNNVPFSEEFKTVVSSLVSGKAKFTEIPQEYWSIPDFIDKEKSAKAREEFHAAKIPYGLSLSYRHMCRFESGFFWRHPELDNYKWYWRVEPETKLYCDINYDVFRFMEENDKKYGFILSLTEYKETIPTLWETTKQFMAKYPDLIKKDNLLQFISDDNGFSYNGCHFWSNFEIASLDFWRSDAYRTYFDFLDKSGGFFYERWGDAPVHSIAASLFLDKEELHFFDGFGYYHPDFASCPIESSIRLQNQCICDPRKDKTWEYDYFCNRKYMRVKKLSLPSEVKNERGK; this is encoded by the coding sequence ATGGTTCAGCAAAGGTCGCGGCTATCAATAATGAGTACTAGTTCGAAGAAGAAACTGATGCCTAAATCTGCTCTTTTGGTTAAGAAGTATGAACGTCAAATAAGATTTATGTTTATAGCGTTTTTGGTAGCGTTGACTCTCATGTTCATTGTTCATGATCCCAAGGCCAATAATAAACTGGGTTCTGTATATGGAAGATTACCAAATGCCTTAAAAGACACTCGTTCCTTGAAAAAACCGCACACAGATATTGTGCAAGGTGTTGAGTACCCAATTAACGACGGAAAGAGAGTAAATGCGGCATTCGTCACTTTGGCGAGAAATGAGGACTTATGGGCGCTCGTTGAGTCGATTAGAGATGTGGAAGATCGATTTAACCGTAAATATGGTTACGATTGGGTATTTTTCAACAACGTTCCATTCTCTGAGGAATTTAAAACCGTTGTTTCTAGTCTAGTTTCGGGGAAGGCTAAGTTTACAGAGATTCCTCAAGAATATTGGTCGATTCCTGATTTCATTGACAAGGAAAAGTCAGCTAAAGCAAGAGAAGAATTCCACGCTGCAAAGATTCCTTATGGGCTATCTCTCTCCTACAGACACATGTGCCGCTTTGAGTCAGGGTTTTTCTGGAGACACCCTGAACTTGATAACTATAAGTGGTACTGGAGGGTTGAGCCTGAAACTAAACTATATTGTGACATCAATTATGATGTTTTTAGATTTATGGAGGAGAATGATAAGAAGTACGGTTTTATTTTAAGCTTAACTGAATATAAGGAGACTATCCCCACATTATGGGAAACAACAAAGCAATTCATGGCTAAATATCCCGATCTTATCAAGAAAGACAACCTTCTACAATTTATCTCTGACGATAATGGGTTCTCTTATAATGGCTGTCACTTTTGGTCTAACTTTGAAATTGCATCGCTGGACTTCTGGAGGTCTGACGCTTATAGAACATACTTCGATTTCTTGGATAAATCTGGGGGATTTTTCTACGAAAGGTGGGGTGATGCTCCAGTTCACTCAATTGCTGCATCATTGTTCTTAGACAAAGAAGAGCTACATTTTTTTGATGGTTTCGGTTATTATCATCCAGATTTTGCCTCCTGTCCTATTGAAAGTTCAATAAGACTCCAGAACCAGTGCATTTGCGATCCCCGAAAAGACAAAACTTGGGAATATGACTACTTTTGCAACCGCAAGTATATGAGAGTTAAAAAACTATCGTTGCCTAGCGAGGTGAAGAACGAACGTGGTAAATAA